One Undibacter mobilis genomic region harbors:
- a CDS encoding FAD-dependent oxidoreductase: MSLADERFEQMFPVLEPAQVETMARFASGPARTFAPNEALFDTGERNVPAYLVLEGTLEIVRRDGLHRFASVISHDAGQFSGEVSQLSGNGSIPSGRAGPKGLTALPFDAAHIRALMVGSAEIGEVVMRAFILRRVALIQTDGAGSLLIGHPNMPEIVRLQGFLSRNGYPCTVLNVETDTDARDAVERFGIRDDELPLMICPNGKLLKRPSDAEAGACLGITPELDHSKIYDVAVVGAGPAGLAAAVYGASEGLSMIVLDSRAFGGQAGASARIENYLGFPTGISGMALAGRAFNQAQKFGAEIAIPLSVSKLDCGDADCAKRRPFRIELTDGRGALQARTVIVASGARYRRPAIDNLSDFDNNGISFWASPIEAKLCEGEEVALIGGGNSAGQAVVFLAPKVKHLHLIVRRALEETMSKYLIDRIKALPNVSVHVGKEIVSLEGDKSGLRGATFREIRSGTEKSLPLRHLFLFIGADPNADWLEGCVATDGKGFVITGAEFDRRSSRTPHSLETSVPGIFAIGDVRAGSTKRVGAAIGEGAAVVSQIHQVLALADEPVQQAAE; this comes from the coding sequence ATGAGCCTCGCCGACGAGCGTTTCGAGCAGATGTTCCCGGTTCTCGAGCCGGCCCAGGTCGAGACCATGGCGCGTTTCGCCAGCGGTCCGGCGCGGACCTTCGCGCCGAATGAAGCGCTCTTCGACACCGGCGAACGCAATGTCCCCGCCTATCTGGTGCTGGAAGGCACGCTGGAAATCGTGCGCCGCGATGGCCTGCACCGTTTCGCCTCGGTGATCTCGCACGACGCCGGTCAGTTTTCCGGTGAGGTCAGCCAATTGAGTGGCAACGGCTCGATTCCCTCCGGCCGTGCCGGCCCGAAGGGCCTGACCGCGCTGCCGTTCGACGCCGCTCATATCCGGGCACTGATGGTCGGCTCGGCGGAGATCGGCGAAGTCGTGATGCGCGCTTTCATCCTGCGCCGCGTCGCGTTAATCCAGACCGACGGCGCGGGCTCGTTGCTGATCGGCCATCCGAACATGCCGGAGATCGTGCGGCTGCAGGGATTTCTGTCGCGCAACGGTTACCCGTGCACCGTGCTCAACGTCGAAACCGACACGGACGCGCGCGATGCGGTCGAGCGCTTCGGCATTCGCGACGACGAACTGCCGCTGATGATCTGCCCGAATGGCAAGCTCCTGAAGCGGCCCAGCGATGCGGAAGCCGGCGCCTGTCTCGGCATTACGCCGGAGCTCGATCACAGCAAGATCTATGACGTTGCTGTGGTCGGCGCCGGGCCGGCCGGACTTGCTGCCGCCGTCTATGGCGCCTCCGAAGGGCTGTCGATGATCGTGCTGGACTCGCGCGCCTTCGGTGGACAGGCCGGTGCCTCGGCGCGCATCGAAAACTATCTCGGTTTCCCGACTGGCATTTCCGGCATGGCGCTCGCCGGCCGTGCCTTCAATCAGGCGCAGAAATTCGGCGCCGAGATCGCCATTCCGTTGTCCGTCTCCAAGCTTGATTGCGGCGATGCCGATTGCGCCAAGCGCAGGCCGTTCCGCATCGAGCTGACCGACGGCCGCGGCGCGCTGCAGGCGCGCACGGTCATTGTCGCCTCCGGCGCGCGCTATCGGCGTCCGGCGATCGATAACCTGTCGGATTTCGACAATAACGGTATTTCGTTTTGGGCCTCGCCGATCGAAGCCAAGCTGTGCGAAGGCGAAGAAGTGGCGCTCATTGGCGGAGGAAATTCCGCGGGCCAAGCCGTCGTCTTCCTGGCGCCGAAGGTCAAGCATTTGCATCTCATCGTGCGCCGCGCGCTCGAGGAGACGATGTCGAAATATCTCATCGACCGCATCAAGGCATTGCCGAACGTGTCGGTGCATGTCGGTAAGGAGATCGTCTCACTGGAAGGCGATAAATCCGGCCTGCGCGGTGCCACTTTCCGCGAGATCCGCAGCGGCACCGAAAAGTCCCTACCGCTGCGCCATCTGTTTTTGTTCATCGGTGCCGATCCGAACGCCGACTGGCTGGAAGGCTGCGTCGCCACCGATGGCAAGGGCTTCGTCATTACTGGCGCCGAGTTCGACCGCAGATCGTCGCGGACGCCGCACTCGCTGGAAACCAGCGTGCCCGGCATTTTCGCCATCGGCGATGTGCGCGCCGGCTCGACCAAGCGCGTCGGCGCCGCGATCGGCGAGGGCGCCGCGGTGGTGTCGCAGATTCATCAGGTGCTGGCGCTGGCCGACGAGCCGGTGCAGCAGGCGGCGGAGTAA
- a CDS encoding ImuA family protein, which produces MLDMLRQQLIRLQKPAGIADAPAVLPLGVPAVDDVLGGGLLSGALHEIAATSEAHLPAATGFTLGLAALATGNKNFVWIAEDMALTENGAPYGAGLDVFGLSPERLVIVAVAHRHELMAAMEEALRCRAVGVVIGEVRNGTLDAVAVRRLSLAASDSGTLAFFLRTQPTHDASTAVTRWVVGASPSVIPGHARQSASPNGSEFGAPRFAVHLTRNRRGPSASWILEWRNPDDRFVLAAPHEPVAAPLRHRPHQKVA; this is translated from the coding sequence ATGCTCGATATGCTGCGCCAGCAGCTCATCCGCCTGCAGAAACCGGCCGGCATTGCCGACGCCCCGGCGGTGTTGCCATTGGGCGTCCCCGCTGTGGACGATGTGCTCGGCGGCGGGCTCTTGAGCGGCGCGCTGCACGAAATCGCGGCAACAAGCGAAGCGCATTTGCCGGCGGCGACCGGCTTTACGCTCGGGCTGGCGGCGCTGGCCACAGGCAACAAGAATTTCGTCTGGATCGCCGAGGACATGGCCCTCACCGAGAACGGCGCGCCTTACGGCGCCGGCCTCGATGTCTTCGGGCTGTCGCCCGAACGACTCGTCATCGTTGCCGTCGCGCACCGTCATGAACTGATGGCCGCGATGGAAGAAGCCCTGCGCTGCCGCGCCGTCGGTGTCGTGATCGGCGAGGTGCGCAACGGTACGCTCGATGCCGTCGCGGTGCGGCGGCTGTCGCTCGCGGCAAGCGATAGCGGCACCCTCGCCTTTTTCCTGCGCACGCAGCCGACCCATGACGCCTCCACCGCCGTGACACGCTGGGTGGTGGGGGCATCGCCTTCTGTCATTCCGGGACACGCACGTCAGTCCGCATCCCCAAATGGCAGCGAATTCGGCGCGCCGCGCTTTGCCGTTCATCTCACCCGCAATCGCCGCGGCCCGTCCGCGTCCTGGATTCTGGAATGGAGAAATCCCGATGACCGCTTCGTCCTCGCCGCGCCTCATGAGCCTGTGGCTGCCCCGCTTCGCCACCGACCGCATCAGAAGGTTGCGTGA
- a CDS encoding Y-family DNA polymerase codes for MTASSSPRLMSLWLPRFATDRIRRLREITAPLVIAGKRGNADVLIAIDDSAEQLGLSAGMALAQARAMHPTLDVVPEDARADGELLDSIADWCLRYTPLVACDAPDGLLLDISGCAHLYGGERELVADLGRRLTQAGFAYRVAIAGTIGAAWAAAHDGRPDAYKNGEERDILAPLPLSALRLPPPVIASLGRVGLKTIGAIIDMPRSPLTARFGAELLRQLDRALGREHEPLTPRLPIAPYVAEKRFHEPIAREEDVLRTVEKLATRLATALERRGDGARRIELTLFRTDGVLRRIAAGTARPLRDAADMRALFAERLATIADELDPGFGFDMARLSVLIAEPAPAEQIGMGSADDAGELVRLVDRLSARLGAQRVRRVVAQDSHIPEIASITLPAQTTVKDDGWAAFNRHRSAIELAPRPLRLLSKPEPIEAVAEVPDGPPLRFKWRRALHDVVVAEGPERIEGAWWQEANEAEVSPAGHRARDYFRVEDKSGHRFWLFRAGLYRDLVPGTAPPAWFVHGMFG; via the coding sequence ATGACCGCTTCGTCCTCGCCGCGCCTCATGAGCCTGTGGCTGCCCCGCTTCGCCACCGACCGCATCAGAAGGTTGCGTGAGATTACAGCGCCGCTTGTCATCGCCGGCAAGCGTGGCAATGCCGATGTGCTGATCGCCATCGACGACTCCGCCGAACAACTCGGCCTCTCCGCCGGCATGGCACTGGCGCAGGCGCGCGCCATGCATCCGACGCTCGATGTCGTGCCGGAAGATGCGCGCGCCGATGGTGAACTGCTCGACAGCATCGCCGACTGGTGCCTGCGCTATACGCCGCTCGTCGCCTGCGATGCACCGGATGGCTTGCTGCTCGACATTTCCGGCTGCGCACATCTTTACGGCGGCGAGCGCGAACTGGTCGCCGATCTCGGCCGCCGTCTGACGCAAGCGGGCTTTGCCTATCGCGTCGCCATTGCCGGCACCATCGGCGCCGCCTGGGCCGCGGCGCATGACGGCCGGCCGGATGCTTACAAAAATGGCGAGGAGCGCGACATTCTCGCGCCGTTGCCGCTTTCCGCGTTGCGCCTGCCGCCGCCGGTCATCGCTTCGCTTGGCCGCGTCGGCCTGAAAACGATCGGCGCCATCATCGACATGCCACGTTCACCGCTCACCGCGCGGTTCGGTGCCGAGCTGCTGCGTCAGCTTGACCGCGCCCTCGGTCGTGAACATGAGCCGCTGACGCCGCGCCTGCCGATTGCACCTTACGTCGCCGAGAAACGCTTTCACGAGCCGATTGCCCGCGAGGAAGACGTCCTCCGCACCGTCGAGAAGCTGGCGACACGGCTGGCGACGGCGCTGGAGCGGCGCGGCGACGGCGCCCGCCGCATCGAGCTGACCTTGTTCCGCACCGACGGCGTCCTGCGCCGCATCGCCGCCGGCACCGCGCGACCGCTGCGCGATGCTGCCGACATGCGCGCCCTGTTTGCCGAACGCCTCGCGACCATCGCCGACGAACTTGATCCCGGCTTCGGCTTCGACATGGCCCGGCTGTCGGTGCTGATCGCCGAACCGGCGCCGGCCGAGCAGATCGGCATGGGATCGGCAGACGATGCCGGCGAACTGGTGCGTCTGGTCGATCGCCTGAGTGCGCGACTCGGCGCGCAACGTGTGCGACGCGTCGTGGCGCAGGACAGCCATATTCCCGAAATCGCGTCGATCACCTTGCCCGCACAGACGACGGTGAAAGACGACGGCTGGGCCGCTTTCAACCGGCATCGCAGCGCCATTGAACTCGCGCCGCGGCCGCTGCGGCTGCTCAGCAAGCCGGAGCCGATCGAAGCCGTCGCCGAAGTGCCGGACGGCCCGCCTTTGCGCTTCAAGTGGCGGCGCGCGCTGCACGATGTCGTTGTCGCCGAAGGTCCCGAGCGCATCGAGGGCGCGTGGTGGCAGGAAGCGAATGAAGCGGAAGTATCGCCCGCCGGCCACCGCGCCCGCGATTATTTCCGCGTCGAGGACAAAAGCGGTCATCGCTTCTGGCTGTTCCGCGCCGGGCTCTATCGCGATCTTGTCCCCGGCACCGCGCCGCCCGCGTGGTTCGTGCACGGAATGTTCGGGTGA
- a CDS encoding error-prone DNA polymerase: MRYVEFATATNFSFLRGASHPEELMLQAQTLELSGIGVCDRNTVSGVVRAHLAKREQKLSLAYHPGARLVFSDGTPDILVYPRDRAAWGRLTRLLTVGNLRAKKGDCILTLDDLVAHAFGLELVVMPDTNAKETIAALRPLAPGRVRLAATMLYRGQDRARLMRLKALAQDTQVPLIAINDVHYHHPDRRPLADALTCIRDKVTIDRAGRRLAVNAERFLKAPTEMARLFRDAPEAIEETMRLSKTLTFSLDELKYEYPDETMVGFPDAQSALAHLVHEEAVRTRYPQGIPNKVKALLDHELQLIAEKKYAPYFLTVYDIVRQARSLNILCQGRGSAANSTVCYCLGITEVDPNENNLLFERFISTERHEPPDIDVDFEHERREEVIQYIYGKYGSDRAGIAGTVICYRGRSAIREVGKAFGLSEDTIGALSSSIWGGGGGNVSEASVKRTGLDPDSFRMKQVAALAQEISGFPRHLSQHVGGFVITRSRLDEVVPIGNGAMDERTFVEWDKDDLDALGILKVDVLGLGMLSCIRKAFDLMEKHYPEATPPGKRLATIPSKDEALYRMLGRADSLGVFQVESRAQMSMLPRLRPKEFYDLVIEVAIVRPGPIQGDMVHPYLRRRESKEKIVYPSKELEDILSRTLGVPLFQEQAMSIAIVAGGFTPGEADNLRRAMATFKRTGTIGTFRDKMIKGMLAKGYERGFAERCFSQIEGFGEYGFPESHAASFALLVYASAWLKCHYPDVFAAALLNAQPMGFYASSQIVRDAREHGVEVRAPDINHSDWDSTLEPGTWDDSRLHDLHKDMRSDIRTARAVRLGLREIKGMSENDAELIAAKRGAIAYDSVRDLWLRTGLHTRMLERLADADAFSSLGLTRRDALWAAKALGRVGDQNDDLPLFAARAANSAAISYASGVSGTALAKAGSSAFAGDDGDRNDLRHFREPDIALPPMPLGEEVVNDYRFLRLSLRAHPAEFLRADLSARNIVGNDALRALRTGARATISGLVTCRQRPGSAKGVVFMTLEDETSVANVIVWPKMFERVRPIVLGARYVSVTGRVQSESGVIHVVADEIEDLTFLLARLAEQGADIDSLVRADEVRRPVQEMREAHRNGGRESSLERLIREMPELAADLGVHAPGSAHIPLRSASARKAR; this comes from the coding sequence ATGCGTTACGTCGAATTCGCCACCGCAACCAATTTCTCGTTCTTGCGCGGCGCCTCACATCCCGAGGAACTGATGCTGCAGGCACAGACCCTCGAGCTATCGGGCATAGGCGTCTGCGACCGCAACACGGTTTCCGGCGTGGTGCGCGCGCATCTGGCCAAACGCGAACAGAAATTGTCGCTCGCCTATCACCCCGGCGCGCGTCTCGTTTTCTCGGACGGCACGCCCGACATTCTCGTCTATCCGCGCGACCGCGCCGCCTGGGGTCGGCTGACGCGCCTGCTCACCGTCGGCAATCTCCGCGCCAAAAAGGGTGACTGCATTCTCACGCTCGACGATCTCGTCGCCCATGCGTTCGGGCTGGAGCTGGTGGTGATGCCGGACACAAACGCAAAAGAGACAATCGCTGCCCTCCGTCCGCTCGCTCCCGGCCGTGTACGACTCGCCGCCACCATGCTCTATCGTGGACAGGATCGCGCCCGGCTGATGCGCCTCAAGGCACTGGCGCAAGACACCCAGGTACCGCTGATCGCCATCAACGACGTACATTATCATCATCCCGACCGCCGCCCGCTTGCCGATGCGCTCACCTGCATTCGCGACAAGGTGACCATCGACCGTGCCGGGCGCCGCCTTGCCGTCAATGCCGAACGCTTTCTTAAAGCCCCGACCGAGATGGCACGGCTGTTCCGCGACGCGCCGGAAGCCATCGAGGAAACGATGCGCCTTTCCAAGACGCTGACCTTCTCGCTCGACGAACTAAAATATGAATACCCCGACGAAACCATGGTCGGCTTTCCCGACGCACAGTCCGCGCTTGCGCATCTCGTTCACGAGGAGGCGGTGAGGACCCGCTATCCGCAGGGCATACCGAACAAGGTAAAAGCCCTGCTCGATCACGAATTGCAGCTCATCGCGGAAAAGAAATACGCGCCCTACTTCCTGACCGTTTACGACATTGTCAGGCAAGCGCGTTCGCTGAACATCCTCTGTCAGGGTCGCGGCTCGGCGGCCAATTCCACCGTGTGCTACTGCCTCGGCATTACCGAGGTTGATCCCAACGAGAACAACCTCCTGTTCGAGCGGTTCATCTCCACGGAGCGACATGAGCCCCCCGACATCGACGTCGACTTCGAACATGAGCGCCGCGAAGAAGTCATTCAGTATATCTACGGGAAATACGGCAGCGACCGCGCCGGAATCGCCGGCACCGTCATCTGCTATCGTGGCCGCTCCGCCATTCGCGAGGTCGGCAAGGCCTTCGGCTTGAGCGAAGATACGATCGGCGCGCTGTCGTCATCGATCTGGGGCGGTGGCGGCGGCAATGTCTCGGAGGCCAGCGTCAAACGCACCGGGCTCGATCCGGACAGCTTCCGCATGAAGCAGGTGGCGGCGCTGGCGCAGGAGATTTCCGGCTTCCCGCGCCACCTGTCGCAGCATGTCGGCGGCTTTGTCATCACCCGCAGCCGACTCGATGAAGTGGTGCCGATCGGCAATGGCGCGATGGACGAGCGCACCTTCGTCGAGTGGGACAAGGACGATCTCGATGCGCTGGGCATTCTCAAGGTCGACGTGCTCGGCCTCGGCATGCTGTCCTGCATCCGCAAGGCCTTCGACCTGATGGAAAAGCATTATCCGGAGGCGACGCCGCCGGGCAAAAGGCTCGCCACCATTCCGTCGAAGGATGAGGCTCTCTATCGCATGCTCGGACGCGCCGACTCGCTCGGCGTGTTCCAGGTCGAAAGCCGCGCGCAGATGAGCATGCTGCCGCGCCTCAGACCGAAGGAATTCTACGATCTCGTCATTGAGGTGGCGATCGTCCGGCCGGGCCCGATCCAGGGCGACATGGTGCATCCTTATCTTCGTCGGCGAGAGAGCAAGGAGAAGATCGTTTATCCCTCAAAAGAACTCGAAGATATTCTGTCGAGAACCCTCGGCGTGCCGCTGTTTCAGGAACAGGCGATGAGTATCGCCATCGTTGCCGGCGGTTTCACACCGGGCGAAGCCGATAATCTGCGGCGCGCCATGGCCACCTTCAAGCGCACCGGCACCATCGGCACGTTCCGCGACAAGATGATCAAAGGCATGCTGGCAAAAGGCTACGAACGCGGTTTCGCCGAACGCTGTTTCAGCCAGATCGAAGGCTTCGGTGAATACGGCTTTCCGGAAAGCCATGCCGCCAGCTTCGCGCTGCTCGTCTATGCCTCGGCCTGGCTCAAATGCCACTACCCGGACGTGTTCGCCGCCGCGCTACTCAATGCGCAACCGATGGGCTTTTATGCTTCGTCGCAGATCGTACGCGACGCGCGCGAGCACGGCGTCGAGGTGCGCGCGCCGGATATCAACCACTCCGATTGGGATTCGACGCTCGAACCCGGCACATGGGACGATTCACGCCTGCATGACCTGCATAAAGACATGCGTAGCGATATCCGTACCGCCCGCGCCGTCCGTCTCGGCCTCCGTGAAATCAAGGGCATGAGCGAGAACGATGCGGAGCTGATCGCGGCAAAGCGCGGGGCAATCGCATACGACTCCGTCCGCGATCTGTGGCTGCGCACCGGCTTGCACACGCGCATGCTGGAACGGCTGGCCGATGCCGATGCTTTCTCATCGCTCGGGCTTACCCGCCGCGATGCGCTATGGGCGGCGAAAGCGCTCGGCCGCGTTGGCGACCAGAATGACGATCTGCCACTGTTTGCTGCCAGAGCAGCCAACTCAGCCGCCATATCCTACGCAAGCGGGGTATCCGGCACTGCCCTTGCAAAAGCTGGATCGTCTGCCTTCGCGGGCGATGACGGTGACAGAAATGACCTTCGCCATTTCCGCGAACCGGACATCGCGCTTCCGCCGATGCCGCTCGGCGAGGAGGTCGTCAACGACTATCGTTTTCTCCGCCTGTCGCTGCGCGCGCATCCGGCTGAGTTCCTGCGCGCCGACCTGTCCGCGCGTAACATCGTCGGTAACGATGCGCTGCGCGCCCTCAGGACCGGTGCACGCGCCACCATTTCCGGACTTGTCACCTGCCGGCAGCGACCGGGCTCAGCCAAGGGCGTAGTGTTCATGACGCTGGAGGATGAAACCAGTGTTGCCAATGTCATTGTCTGGCCCAAGATGTTCGAGCGGGTGCGGCCGATCGTGCTCGGCGCACGCTATGTATCGGTGACCGGCCGCGTGCAGTCGGAGTCGGGCGTCATCCACGTCGTCGCCGATGAAATCGAGGATCTCACTTTCCTGCTGGCGCGGCTGGCCGAACAAGGCGCCGATATCGACAGCCTCGTCCGCGCCGACGAAGTGCGCCGGCCGGTGCAAGAGATGCGCGAGGCCCACCGCAATGGTGGCCGCGAAAGCAGCCTCGAACGCCTCATTCGCGAGATGCCGGAACTGGCCGCCGATCTCGGCGTGCATGCACCTGGCTCGGCGCATATTCCGTTGCGCAGCGCCTCGGCGCGGAAAGCACGTTAA
- a CDS encoding shikimate dehydrogenase: MSDNRKAVCVVGWPAGHSRSPLIHQYWMKKHGIDAEYRKEAIPPEQFADFITHLRERGYVGCNVTVPHKQAAMELTVADDRAKAVGAANTLWFDGDKLRSTNTDVEGFLANLDQTTPGWDRGLESAVVLGAGGGARAVVYALIQRDVQRIHVVNRSPERAEALRARFGARVNVAQWGEMTGLLGGAGLLVNTTSLGMVGQPQIDINLRCPMSMVVSDLVYVPLETKLLAAARDKGLRVADGLGMLLHQAVRGFELWFGVKPEVTPELRKVIEEDLAPMAAPKPASPDKTVKPRAPKKPRG; the protein is encoded by the coding sequence ATGAGTGACAATCGTAAAGCGGTGTGTGTTGTCGGCTGGCCGGCCGGCCATTCGCGCTCGCCTCTCATCCATCAGTACTGGATGAAGAAACACGGCATCGATGCGGAGTATCGCAAGGAGGCGATTCCGCCCGAGCAGTTCGCCGACTTCATTACGCACCTGCGCGAGCGCGGCTATGTCGGGTGCAACGTCACGGTACCGCACAAGCAGGCGGCGATGGAGTTGACGGTTGCCGACGATCGCGCCAAGGCGGTCGGCGCCGCCAACACTTTGTGGTTCGATGGTGACAAGCTGCGCTCGACCAACACCGACGTCGAAGGCTTCCTTGCCAATCTTGATCAGACAACGCCGGGCTGGGATCGTGGCCTGGAAAGCGCCGTGGTGCTGGGGGCCGGCGGCGGCGCGCGCGCCGTGGTCTATGCGCTGATCCAGCGCGACGTGCAGCGCATCCATGTCGTCAATCGCTCGCCGGAGCGCGCCGAGGCTTTGCGCGCGCGTTTTGGCGCGCGCGTCAATGTCGCGCAATGGGGCGAGATGACGGGATTGCTCGGCGGCGCCGGGCTTCTGGTCAACACCACCTCGCTCGGCATGGTCGGTCAGCCGCAAATCGACATCAACCTGCGTTGTCCAATGTCGATGGTGGTCTCGGACCTCGTCTATGTTCCGCTCGAGACCAAACTGCTTGCCGCGGCGCGCGACAAGGGCCTGCGGGTTGCCGACGGGCTCGGCATGCTGCTGCACCAGGCCGTGCGTGGTTTTGAATTGTGGTTCGGGGTGAAGCCCGAAGTGACGCCGGAACTGCGCAAAGTGATCGAGGAAGATCTGGCGCCGATGGCGGCGCCGAAGCCGGCGAGCCCGGATAAAACAGTGAAGCCCCGGGCGCCGAAGAAGCCGCGCGGTTAA
- a CDS encoding 2-hydroxyacid dehydrogenase, giving the protein MKSIFFDCNDQLGPVWEQVLRPDDPPIDVNMTPFKKEELPLVIAGYDIAIDDHSYMPTDLVERCKQLKHIVFLGTGAASYMNIAELKERGITVHIIKGYGDVAVAEHTMALLFACARDIARMDREVRGGSWAPKEGMQLQGKTVGLIGLGGIGGEFARMAAGIGMNVIAYNRTPKPELGIKQVDIEALLKTSDVVSLHLTLGDETRGFLGAERIALMKHGAILVNTARGALVDEQALIQALKSGIIRHAGLDVFHSEPLDAKSELAQLPNVTLSSHAAFRTLEASQTLLRRAIDIVKSIKG; this is encoded by the coding sequence ATGAAATCCATCTTTTTTGACTGCAATGACCAGCTCGGGCCGGTCTGGGAACAGGTTTTGCGCCCGGACGATCCCCCGATCGACGTCAACATGACGCCGTTCAAAAAGGAGGAACTGCCGCTGGTTATCGCCGGCTACGACATCGCCATCGACGACCACTCCTACATGCCGACCGATCTGGTCGAGCGCTGCAAGCAGCTCAAGCACATCGTGTTCCTCGGCACCGGCGCAGCGAGCTACATGAACATCGCCGAGCTGAAAGAGCGCGGCATCACCGTTCACATCATCAAGGGCTATGGCGACGTTGCGGTGGCCGAACACACCATGGCGCTGCTGTTCGCCTGCGCCCGCGATATCGCGCGCATGGACCGCGAAGTGCGCGGCGGCAGCTGGGCGCCGAAGGAAGGCATGCAGCTTCAGGGCAAGACCGTCGGCCTCATCGGCCTCGGTGGCATCGGTGGTGAATTTGCCCGCATGGCGGCCGGCATCGGCATGAACGTCATCGCCTACAACCGCACGCCCAAGCCTGAGCTTGGCATCAAGCAGGTCGATATCGAGGCGCTCCTCAAAACCTCCGATGTCGTGTCGCTGCATCTGACGCTCGGCGACGAGACCCGCGGCTTCCTTGGGGCCGAACGCATTGCCCTGATGAAGCACGGCGCCATTCTGGTGAACACCGCGCGCGGCGCACTGGTCGACGAACAGGCGCTCATTCAGGCGCTCAAGAGCGGCATCATCCGCCACGCCGGTCTCGACGTGTTCCATTCGGAGCCGCTCGATGCGAAATCCGAACTGGCGCAGTTGCCGAATGTGACGCTGAGCTCGCACGCCGCTTTCCGCACACTGGAAGCCTCGCAGACGCTGCTGCGGCGGGCCATCGATATCGTCAAATCGATCAAAGGCTAA
- a CDS encoding MAPEG family protein — translation MPLIVPAYAAVLGLLFAVLSFRVANTRRVMRIGLGSGGDRQLERYIRVQANFAEYVPMALILLAFLEVQAWPEWLLHTLCALLLIARVVHALGVAREPEDIRFRASGMVATLAVLIVTSVLLLAGGIWQPSA, via the coding sequence ATGCCGCTGATCGTCCCCGCTTACGCCGCCGTGCTCGGCCTCCTCTTCGCCGTGCTGTCGTTCCGTGTCGCCAATACACGGCGGGTCATGCGCATCGGGCTCGGCAGCGGCGGCGACCGGCAACTGGAGCGTTACATCCGCGTCCAGGCCAATTTCGCCGAATATGTGCCGATGGCGCTGATCCTGCTGGCTTTCCTTGAAGTGCAAGCCTGGCCGGAGTGGCTGTTGCACACGCTCTGCGCCTTGCTTCTCATTGCCCGCGTCGTTCACGCTCTCGGCGTTGCCCGCGAGCCGGAAGACATCCGCTTCCGCGCCTCGGGCATGGTGGCCACGCTGGCGGTGCTAATCGTGACATCGGTCCTGCTGCTCGCCGGCGGCATCTGGCAACCGTCGGCGTGA
- a CDS encoding LLM class flavin-dependent oxidoreductase, which translates to MQLGFFTMPIHPLDKDWRQSLREDREAFILADELGFAEAYCGEHVTDRAENITSCVVFLASLVDRVKRMKLGTGTVNMPNQHPAAVASQIAMLDHMLDGRFLFGISPGGLLSDAEVFGNLDADRNAMFLEAINQVLALWQSEPPYDLTGKYWDISVARQFIPELGQGYIAKPLQRPHPPIVVTAVAPFSKGVTEAAARGWDPISANFLMPQWVKSHWPKYVEGCERVGRAVDAANWRVARSIFVADDEKTAKAYATDPDSPYVFYYKQLYTKLKKNGRIELFKTRRDQPDDEVTLEAVCSQLITYGTPDKVADELLKYRDAVGDFGTLLYAGKDWADRDLGRRSMILLAEKVLPKLNAAIES; encoded by the coding sequence ATGCAGCTTGGCTTTTTCACGATGCCGATCCACCCGCTTGACAAGGACTGGCGGCAATCGCTGCGCGAAGACCGTGAGGCCTTCATCCTGGCCGACGAACTGGGCTTCGCCGAGGCCTATTGCGGCGAGCATGTCACCGACCGCGCCGAGAACATCACCTCCTGCGTCGTGTTTCTGGCAAGCCTGGTCGACCGCGTGAAGCGCATGAAGCTCGGCACCGGCACGGTCAATATGCCGAACCAGCATCCGGCGGCGGTAGCTTCGCAGATTGCGATGCTCGACCACATGCTCGACGGCCGCTTTCTGTTCGGTATCTCGCCCGGCGGTCTGTTGTCCGATGCCGAGGTTTTCGGCAATCTCGACGCCGACCGCAATGCCATGTTCCTCGAGGCCATCAACCAGGTGCTTGCGCTCTGGCAAAGCGAGCCGCCTTACGACCTCACCGGCAAATACTGGGACATCAGTGTGGCGCGTCAGTTCATTCCCGAATTAGGGCAGGGCTACATCGCCAAACCGTTGCAGCGGCCGCATCCTCCGATCGTCGTCACCGCGGTGGCGCCGTTTTCCAAGGGCGTTACGGAGGCCGCGGCGCGCGGCTGGGATCCGATCTCGGCCAACTTCCTGATGCCGCAATGGGTGAAAAGCCACTGGCCGAAGTACGTCGAAGGCTGCGAGCGCGTTGGGCGCGCGGTGGACGCGGCAAACTGGCGCGTGGCGCGGTCGATCTTTGTGGCCGACGACGAGAAGACGGCGAAGGCTTATGCCACCGACCCCGACAGTCCCTATGTCTTCTACTACAAGCAGCTCTACACCAAGTTGAAGAAGAACGGCCGTATCGAGCTGTTCAAGACGCGGCGCGATCAGCCGGACGACGAGGTGACGCTGGAAGCCGTGTGCAGCCAGCTCATCACCTACGGCACGCCCGACAAGGTCGCCGATGAATTGCTGAAATATCGCGACGCGGTCGGCGATTTCGGCACGCTGCTTTATGCCGGCAAGGATTGGGCCGACCGCGATCTCGGTCGCCGGTCCATGATCCTACTGGCGGAGAAAGTGCTGCCGAAGCTCAACGCGGCGATAGAGAGCTAG